A part of Amycolatopsis lurida genomic DNA contains:
- a CDS encoding YbaB/EbfC family nucleoid-associated protein, with product MTAPHGLRALQARAGALDSRLATARYFGRSANEAVTATVTGHGHLIDLRIEDAALTSTWAQKLGVSIVEAVQAARNGASDASIPELNALFHGQHAARIEFTQNTTVQPRSDRTVTSHRRPARDEADHEVSFDEVDFLSDDEEDDHR from the coding sequence ATGACGGCGCCGCATGGCCTGCGTGCCTTGCAGGCGAGAGCGGGAGCTCTGGATAGCCGGCTGGCAACCGCCCGGTACTTCGGTCGATCCGCCAATGAAGCAGTGACAGCGACGGTGACCGGCCATGGGCATCTGATCGACCTTCGTATCGAAGATGCGGCACTGACCAGCACCTGGGCTCAGAAGCTGGGAGTCAGCATTGTGGAGGCCGTGCAAGCGGCCAGGAACGGGGCAAGCGACGCATCGATTCCGGAGCTGAACGCGCTGTTCCACGGGCAGCACGCTGCTCGGATTGAGTTCACTCAGAACACGACTGTGCAGCCGCGTTCGGATCGGACCGTGACGTCGCACCGCAGGCCAGCCCGCGACGAAGCCGATCACGAGGTGAGCTTCGACGAGGTCGATTTCCTCTCGGACGACGAGGAGGATGATCACCGGTGA
- the purE gene encoding 5-(carboxyamino)imidazole ribonucleotide mutase, translating into MAPQVGLIMGSDSDWPTMEAAGQALAEFGVEYEVGVYSAHRTPQRMLDYATSAASRGVRVIIAGAGGAAHLPGMVASATVLPVIGVPVPLKYLDGMDSLLSIVQMPAGVPVATVSVGGARNAGLLAVRILAASDEDLQAKMARFQADLEQLVLDKDAALRKRVEG; encoded by the coding sequence ATGGCGCCGCAGGTTGGCCTGATCATGGGCAGCGATTCGGACTGGCCGACGATGGAAGCGGCCGGGCAGGCGCTGGCCGAGTTCGGTGTCGAATACGAGGTCGGGGTCTACTCGGCGCACCGCACTCCGCAGCGGATGCTCGACTACGCGACTTCGGCCGCTTCGCGCGGTGTGCGCGTGATCATCGCGGGCGCCGGCGGTGCCGCGCACCTGCCGGGCATGGTCGCGTCGGCGACGGTGCTGCCGGTGATCGGCGTGCCGGTCCCGCTGAAGTACCTCGACGGCATGGACTCGCTGCTCTCGATCGTGCAGATGCCCGCGGGCGTCCCGGTCGCGACGGTTTCGGTCGGCGGGGCGCGCAACGCGGGCCTGCTCGCGGTGCGCATTCTCGCCGCGTCCGATGAGGACCTTCAGGCGAAGATGGCGCGGTTCCAGGCGGATCTGGAGCAGCTGGTGCTCGACAAGGACGCCGCTTTGCGCAAACGCGTCGAAGGCTGA
- a CDS encoding 5-(carboxyamino)imidazole ribonucleotide synthase — MDKRTGLPIVGMVGGGQLARMTHQAAISLGQSLRVLAAGENESAGLVAGEVVHGHHTDLEALRSFAAGVDVLTFDHEHVPGEHLLTLAMEGVTIRPDPAALSMAQNKLVMREMMAGLEIPGPAFAEVSSVDDVITFGEKHSWPVVLKAAQGGYDGRGVWMLDTAQHARETVPELLDAGTPLLVEEKVVMRRELSALVARSPFGQGAAWPVVETVQSGGINTEVLAPAPGLSVERTQEAQDLALRIAATLNVTGLLAVELFETDEGLLVNELAMRPHNSGHWTQDGSKTSQFEQHLRAVLDYPLGVTDLIAPACVMANVLGAPEAPAMGPDERLHHLFARYPDVRVHLYGKGERPGRKLGHVNLVGERMEELRDRALLAAHWLSHAVWLDGYKIH; from the coding sequence ATGGACAAACGAACCGGTCTTCCGATCGTGGGCATGGTGGGCGGCGGACAGCTGGCCAGGATGACCCACCAGGCGGCGATCTCCCTCGGCCAGTCCCTGCGCGTGCTGGCCGCCGGGGAGAACGAATCCGCCGGCCTCGTCGCGGGCGAGGTCGTGCACGGGCACCACACCGACCTCGAAGCGCTGCGCTCGTTCGCCGCCGGGGTCGACGTGCTGACGTTCGACCACGAACACGTTCCCGGCGAACATCTGCTCACGCTCGCGATGGAAGGCGTCACCATCCGGCCCGATCCGGCCGCGTTGTCGATGGCGCAGAACAAGCTCGTCATGCGCGAGATGATGGCCGGACTCGAGATCCCCGGCCCCGCCTTCGCCGAAGTGTCCTCTGTGGACGACGTGATCACCTTCGGCGAAAAGCACTCCTGGCCGGTGGTGCTCAAGGCGGCGCAGGGCGGCTACGACGGCCGCGGCGTCTGGATGCTCGACACCGCGCAGCACGCCCGCGAGACCGTCCCCGAACTGCTCGACGCCGGAACCCCGCTGCTGGTCGAGGAAAAGGTCGTCATGCGGCGCGAACTGTCCGCGCTCGTGGCCCGGTCGCCGTTCGGCCAGGGCGCGGCGTGGCCGGTGGTGGAAACCGTGCAGTCCGGCGGGATCAACACCGAGGTGCTCGCCCCGGCGCCGGGGCTGAGCGTCGAGCGCACGCAGGAGGCGCAGGATCTGGCGCTGCGGATCGCCGCGACGCTGAACGTGACCGGCCTGCTCGCCGTCGAGCTGTTCGAGACTGACGAAGGCCTGCTGGTCAACGAACTCGCCATGCGCCCGCACAACTCGGGACACTGGACCCAGGACGGCTCGAAGACTTCGCAGTTCGAGCAGCACCTGCGTGCCGTGCTCGACTACCCGCTCGGCGTGACCGACCTGATCGCCCCCGCCTGTGTGATGGCGAACGTCCTCGGCGCGCCCGAGGCCCCGGCGATGGGCCCGGACGAGCGGCTGCACCACCTGTTCGCGCGGTACCCGGACGTCCGCGTCCACCTGTACGGCAAGGGAGAGCGCCCCGGCCGCAAACTCGGCCACGTCAACCTCGTCGGCGAACGGATGGAAGAGCTGCGCGATCGCGCGCTGCTCGCCGCGCACTGGCTTTCCCACGCCGTCTGGCTCGACGGCTACAAAATTCACTAG
- a CDS encoding class I adenylate-forming enzyme family protein gives MELTPFPRSLDYPEVPVGSVLAGAATRWGARTAFAHGDQSLTFAETYSAACRFANALRAEGVGRGDVVALHLPNCLAYPVAYYGTLLAGATFSPANPLLPPDDLAFQLADAGAVAAITVGPVARVLASVRDRTSVRLSIVVHPPEALAQGEVEFTEFYSAHSDERPDVEIDIYRDLAHLAYTGGTTGRSKGVCLPHRNVVVNSLQSSCWRLGAVPAVDASGEVIVEQLGGPEEWPSRIGTGVALNLTPWFHAMGTIAALNVPLLDGGTVVLHDRFDPAAYVADAELLRVTTIGGAPALFAALLACPEFHTADLSSVLTIGSGAAPMNHEMIRALQKRFPGVIITEGYGLTEVTMGAVIAPSYRSATRKVGSVGLPLPDTEIKIVPAEGGEDPLPAGESGEVCLRGPQVMTGYRNRPDENAAVLVDGWLHTGDIGILDEDDYLSIVDRKKDMLLYKGYNVFPRELEELLITLPGVAAAAVVGKPDTEVGELPVAFVVRSDENVTAEQLLEAVGARVLPYKRLRAIHFVDQIPVSAAGKVLKRELRKQLAD, from the coding sequence ATGGAGCTCACCCCGTTCCCCCGGTCGCTCGACTATCCCGAGGTCCCGGTCGGCTCGGTGCTCGCGGGCGCCGCTACCCGCTGGGGCGCCCGCACGGCCTTCGCCCACGGAGACCAGAGCCTCACCTTCGCCGAGACGTACAGCGCGGCCTGCCGCTTCGCGAACGCCCTGCGCGCCGAGGGCGTCGGGCGGGGCGACGTCGTCGCGCTCCACTTACCGAACTGCCTGGCGTACCCGGTCGCGTACTACGGGACGCTGCTCGCCGGGGCCACCTTCAGCCCGGCGAATCCGCTGCTCCCGCCCGACGACCTCGCCTTCCAGCTGGCCGACGCCGGGGCGGTCGCCGCCATCACCGTCGGCCCCGTCGCCCGTGTCCTCGCTTCGGTCCGTGACCGGACATCGGTCCGGCTGAGCATCGTCGTCCACCCGCCCGAGGCCTTGGCACAGGGCGAGGTCGAGTTCACCGAGTTCTACTCCGCTCACTCGGACGAGCGGCCGGACGTCGAGATCGACATCTACCGCGATCTCGCCCATCTGGCGTACACCGGCGGCACCACCGGACGCTCGAAGGGCGTGTGCCTGCCGCACCGGAACGTCGTGGTCAACAGCCTCCAGAGTTCCTGCTGGCGGCTGGGCGCGGTCCCTGCTGTCGACGCTTCAGGCGAGGTGATCGTCGAGCAGCTCGGCGGTCCGGAGGAATGGCCGTCCCGGATCGGCACCGGCGTCGCCCTCAACCTGACTCCGTGGTTCCACGCCATGGGCACCATCGCCGCGCTCAACGTCCCGCTGCTCGACGGCGGCACCGTCGTCCTGCACGACCGCTTCGACCCGGCCGCGTACGTGGCCGACGCCGAACTGCTGCGGGTCACCACGATCGGCGGGGCGCCGGCGTTGTTCGCCGCCTTGCTCGCCTGCCCCGAGTTTCACACAGCCGACCTGTCTTCGGTACTGACCATCGGGTCCGGCGCGGCGCCGATGAACCACGAGATGATCCGCGCCCTGCAGAAACGCTTCCCCGGAGTGATCATCACCGAGGGATACGGGCTCACCGAGGTCACCATGGGCGCCGTCATCGCGCCGTCGTATCGCTCCGCCACCCGGAAGGTGGGCTCGGTCGGCCTCCCGCTGCCCGACACCGAGATCAAGATCGTCCCGGCCGAAGGCGGCGAAGATCCTTTGCCCGCCGGGGAAAGCGGCGAGGTATGCCTGCGCGGCCCCCAGGTGATGACCGGCTATCGCAACCGCCCGGACGAGAACGCGGCCGTGCTCGTCGACGGCTGGCTGCACACCGGCGACATCGGCATCCTCGACGAGGACGACTACTTGTCCATTGTGGACCGCAAGAAGGACATGCTGCTGTACAAGGGATACAACGTCTTCCCGCGCGAACTCGAAGAGCTGCTGATCACCCTGCCCGGCGTCGCCGCGGCGGCCGTCGTCGGCAAACCGGACACCGAGGTCGGCGAGCTACCGGTCGCGTTCGTGGTGCGCAGCGACGAGAACGTCACCGCCGAGCAACTCCTGGAGGCCGTCGGCGCCCGCGTTCTGCCGTATAAGCGGCTGCGGGCGATCCACTTCGTCGACCAGATCCCGGTCTCGGCGGCCGGGAAAGTGCTCAAACGGGAGCTGCGGAAGCAACTCGCCGACTGA
- a CDS encoding DUF3558 domain-containing protein: MRAVGLAGVLTLSAALLAGCGSGKVLDERPVPARTGPAIPVAPVRNPLPLDFFRANPCGVLDQPEVAALIADPPDKVKAERYSVGYDRACKWDQFRAGSLTVGIPRAATGSLEERVDQHKRDPSKFSRWRELSISGLPAVEQVENPAVFEYNGSTLEACTVEVGATDTELLEFRYSQVSDGKSEYWGDDRCAAALKAAELVIGNLRGR; encoded by the coding sequence GTGCGCGCTGTAGGACTTGCCGGTGTGCTCACCTTGTCGGCGGCACTCCTTGCGGGTTGTGGAAGCGGGAAGGTGCTCGACGAGCGGCCGGTGCCGGCGCGGACGGGTCCTGCGATCCCCGTCGCGCCAGTGCGGAACCCACTGCCCTTGGATTTCTTCAGGGCGAACCCTTGTGGCGTTCTCGATCAGCCGGAGGTCGCCGCGCTGATCGCAGATCCGCCGGACAAGGTGAAAGCGGAGCGGTACTCCGTCGGATACGACCGCGCCTGCAAGTGGGACCAGTTCCGCGCGGGCTCGTTGACAGTTGGGATCCCCCGGGCAGCCACTGGCAGTCTTGAGGAGCGGGTGGACCAGCACAAGCGAGATCCGTCGAAGTTCTCGCGGTGGCGTGAGTTGTCGATCAGCGGTCTTCCCGCGGTCGAACAGGTCGAGAACCCGGCGGTCTTCGAGTACAACGGCTCGACGCTCGAGGCTTGCACAGTCGAGGTCGGGGCCACGGACACCGAACTGCTGGAGTTCCGGTACTCCCAGGTCAGCGACGGCAAGTCCGAGTACTGGGGCGATGATCGGTGCGCGGCGGCGCTCAAGGCCGCGGAACTGGTGATCGGCAACCTTCGCGGCCGCTGA
- a CDS encoding glycosyltransferase 87 family protein, whose product MTRTVPADANGDVSASRPQHRLSLRKSLARLSVRPRSILILSVIPLVAIGFGIWGWQHEWVLGVDSAVYRAGAETLLNGDPLYDANTLPVEPWWALLPFTYPPTAALLFIPLAIVPTQVAWGLLTAVSLLALALCVRIAIGALPKPSTDAPRWWASPARSTIAFFLVFLGLEPVWRTIFLGQINIILMALVMLDILVIGARGSRWGGVLVGVAAAVKLTPIVFLGHLFITGRRMDAVRGLVTFVVMQGLMFLIIPHDAARYWTYTLPDTGRIGPVHWAGNQSLNALMNRFTELAPWASKAAMGIGALLAIPAIWLVLRFHRKGQALAAMLVTAFWILLISPISWTHHWVWVAPLVVLLVSRLPKTTPATAWRRWLGTFAVFFVFISCVLLILPNGRNVELHWKVWQNILGSAYIFMPLVLALALAGRWWYLRRKQGAADTEKHAEVASGG is encoded by the coding sequence GTGACCCGGACTGTTCCCGCCGACGCCAACGGCGACGTTTCGGCGAGCCGCCCGCAGCATCGACTGTCGCTGCGGAAGTCGCTCGCCCGCTTGTCCGTCCGGCCGAGATCGATCCTGATCCTGTCGGTGATCCCGCTGGTCGCGATCGGTTTCGGTATCTGGGGCTGGCAGCACGAATGGGTGCTGGGCGTGGACAGCGCGGTCTACCGCGCCGGCGCCGAGACGCTGCTGAACGGCGACCCGCTGTACGACGCGAACACACTTCCGGTGGAACCGTGGTGGGCGCTGCTGCCGTTCACCTACCCGCCGACCGCCGCACTGCTGTTCATTCCGCTCGCGATCGTCCCGACGCAGGTCGCCTGGGGGCTCCTGACCGCGGTCTCGCTGCTCGCGCTGGCGCTGTGCGTCCGGATCGCCATCGGCGCGCTGCCGAAGCCCTCGACCGACGCCCCCCGCTGGTGGGCCTCGCCCGCCCGGTCGACGATCGCGTTCTTCCTGGTCTTCCTCGGCCTCGAACCGGTGTGGCGCACGATCTTCCTCGGCCAGATCAACATCATCCTGATGGCGCTGGTGATGCTCGACATCCTGGTCATCGGGGCGAGGGGCAGCCGCTGGGGCGGCGTGCTCGTCGGCGTCGCGGCCGCCGTCAAGCTCACCCCGATCGTGTTCCTGGGGCATCTGTTCATCACCGGCCGCCGGATGGACGCCGTCCGCGGGCTCGTCACCTTCGTCGTGATGCAGGGCCTGATGTTCCTGATCATCCCGCACGACGCGGCCCGATACTGGACCTACACACTGCCCGACACCGGCCGTATCGGCCCGGTGCACTGGGCGGGCAACCAGTCGCTGAACGCGCTGATGAACCGCTTCACCGAGCTCGCGCCCTGGGCGTCGAAGGCGGCGATGGGGATCGGCGCCCTGCTCGCGATCCCGGCGATCTGGCTGGTGCTGCGCTTCCACCGCAAGGGCCAGGCGCTCGCCGCGATGCTGGTGACGGCGTTCTGGATCCTGCTGATCTCGCCGATCTCCTGGACCCATCACTGGGTGTGGGTGGCGCCGCTGGTCGTCCTGCTGGTCTCGCGGCTGCCGAAGACCACACCCGCCACCGCGTGGAGACGCTGGCTCGGCACCTTCGCCGTTTTCTTCGTCTTCATCAGCTGTGTGCTGTTGATCCTGCCGAACGGCCGCAACGTCGAGCTGCACTGGAAGGTGTGGCAGAACATCCTCGGCAGCGCGTACATCTTCATGCCGCTGGTGCTCGCGCTCGCGCTGGCCGGGCGCTGGTGGTACCTGCGCCGGAAGCAAGGCGCCGCGGATACCGAAAAACATGCTGAAGTCGCGTCCGGCGGCTGA
- a CDS encoding acyl-CoA dehydrogenase family protein → MTKVSDGPGLYQLAEEHEELRAAVRALAEKEIEPYAAEVDEDERYPIEAYNALVKSGFNAVHIDEAYDGQGADAIAACIVIEEVARVDASASLIPAVNKLGTVPIILSASEDLKKLVLPSIASGEASASYALSEREAGSDTASMRTRAKLDGDHWVLNGTKCWITNAGESSWYTVMAVTDPNAEKKANGISAFVVHKDDPGFTVGSKERKLGIKGSPTREIHFENCTIPADRIIGEPGTGLKTALRTLDHTRPTIGAQALGIAQGALDASIAYVKERKQFGKSISEFQGVQFMLADMGIKIEAARNLVYASAAATERGDKRGGYMAAAAKAYASDIAMSVTTDAVQLFGGAGYTRDFPVERMMRDAKITQIYEGTNQIQRMVMARALLKG, encoded by the coding sequence GTGACGAAGGTGTCTGACGGCCCGGGTCTGTACCAGCTTGCCGAAGAGCACGAGGAGCTGCGGGCCGCGGTGCGTGCCCTCGCCGAGAAGGAGATCGAGCCCTACGCTGCCGAGGTCGACGAGGACGAGCGTTACCCGATCGAGGCGTACAACGCGCTGGTCAAGTCGGGTTTCAACGCCGTCCACATCGACGAGGCCTACGACGGCCAGGGCGCGGACGCCATCGCCGCCTGCATCGTGATCGAGGAGGTCGCGCGGGTCGACGCGTCGGCGTCGTTGATCCCGGCGGTGAACAAGCTGGGCACGGTGCCGATCATTCTTTCGGCGTCGGAAGACCTCAAGAAGCTGGTGCTGCCGTCGATCGCCTCCGGTGAAGCCTCGGCGTCGTACGCGCTTTCGGAGCGCGAAGCCGGCTCGGACACCGCCTCGATGCGCACCCGCGCGAAGCTCGACGGTGACCACTGGGTGCTGAACGGCACCAAGTGCTGGATCACCAACGCGGGTGAATCGTCCTGGTACACCGTGATGGCGGTGACCGACCCCAACGCCGAGAAGAAGGCCAACGGCATCTCCGCGTTCGTCGTGCACAAGGACGACCCCGGCTTCACCGTCGGATCGAAGGAGCGGAAGCTCGGCATCAAGGGCTCGCCGACCCGCGAGATCCACTTCGAGAACTGCACCATCCCGGCCGACCGCATCATCGGCGAGCCCGGCACCGGTCTGAAGACCGCGCTGCGCACCCTCGACCACACCCGCCCGACCATCGGCGCGCAGGCACTGGGCATCGCGCAGGGCGCGCTCGACGCGTCGATCGCGTACGTCAAGGAGCGCAAGCAGTTCGGCAAGTCGATCTCGGAGTTCCAGGGCGTCCAGTTCATGCTGGCCGACATGGGCATCAAGATCGAAGCCGCCCGGAACCTCGTCTACGCCTCCGCCGCGGCGACCGAGCGCGGCGACAAGCGCGGCGGCTACATGGCCGCGGCCGCGAAGGCGTACGCGTCGGACATCGCGATGTCGGTGACGACGGACGCCGTGCAGCTCTTCGGTGGCGCGGGCTACACGCGCGACTTCCCGGTGGAGCGCATGATGCGCGACGCGAAGATCACCCAGATCTACGAAGGCACTAACCAGATCCAGCGCATGGTCATGGCGCGCGCCCTGCTCAAGGGCTGA
- a CDS encoding WXG100 family type VII secretion target — protein MSSGISAPPEYPQGADAKIREFANLPFIGRPDILQLLDDVRDRLLGNPARIDEMAFRFAKNNAMREAHGDMGAAVQSLAGTWSGRAADQFTAYASNVTNALEKEQEAVASVSGFLVEVRQIVVDTYAAAIEFLGVCAGRLAAIDVKALIAAAATVVPGLNAIMWSDVIDTIVEALGTLVESFVKLIGDAAKQMSGFVGAAVGFEQLGTNFVELPDLPTNTGMDNQKQWKIEPDAVPE, from the coding sequence GTGTCTTCTGGGATTTCCGCTCCGCCGGAGTATCCACAGGGGGCGGATGCGAAGATTCGCGAATTCGCGAATCTTCCCTTTATCGGCCGTCCTGACATCCTTCAGCTGCTCGACGACGTTCGCGACAGGCTTCTCGGAAATCCTGCTCGGATAGATGAGATGGCCTTCCGGTTTGCCAAGAACAATGCTATGCGTGAAGCTCATGGCGACATGGGCGCCGCTGTGCAGTCCCTGGCGGGAACCTGGTCCGGGCGGGCCGCTGACCAGTTCACTGCATACGCGTCAAACGTGACCAATGCTCTGGAGAAGGAGCAAGAGGCGGTTGCCAGTGTGTCGGGCTTCCTGGTGGAAGTAAGGCAGATAGTGGTCGACACGTACGCTGCGGCCATTGAATTCCTGGGTGTTTGTGCCGGGCGGCTCGCGGCCATTGACGTGAAGGCATTGATCGCGGCGGCGGCTACCGTTGTGCCGGGTTTGAACGCGATAATGTGGTCTGATGTGATCGACACTATCGTTGAGGCATTAGGGACACTGGTTGAATCCTTTGTGAAGTTGATCGGGGATGCCGCGAAGCAGATGAGCGGGTTCGTCGGTGCTGCGGTTGGCTTCGAGCAGCTCGGTACGAATTTTGTCGAGCTTCCTGATCTGCCCACGAACACCGGAATGGACAATCAGAAGCAGTGGAAGATCGAACCCGATGCCGTACCGGAATAG
- a CDS encoding YbaB/EbfC family nucleoid-associated protein has protein sequence MNTYDRLYNLAKEIDARVAAIERAAENGRKLPLVRNIGAGLGTVTVAGSGSLVSIELDRDAMRTQTGASLAGHVLQAIRDAESAASTRRDAMITEASGRRES, from the coding sequence GTGAACACCTATGACAGGCTCTACAACCTGGCCAAAGAGATCGATGCTCGCGTCGCCGCCATAGAACGAGCCGCTGAGAACGGTCGCAAATTGCCGTTGGTCAGGAATATCGGTGCCGGGTTGGGGACGGTCACCGTGGCGGGTTCGGGCTCCTTGGTGTCGATCGAGCTGGATCGGGACGCAATGAGGACGCAGACGGGCGCCAGTCTGGCCGGTCACGTCCTTCAGGCAATCCGTGATGCGGAGAGTGCGGCCTCAACCAGACGGGACGCCATGATCACGGAGGCATCGGGGAGGCGAGAGAGTTGA
- a CDS encoding glycosyltransferase 87 family protein, with product MLKSRPAAEPRVVGATLAGALALAMLALGIVAWLGEWHLGADSAVYRAGALTLLKGEPLYTREALTTLPPWVLLPFTYTPAAAPLFLPLAIVPAGLTWGVVGALSVVCLSVVISVVARACSAPITRWWVLPLATAGALVLEPAWKTIFLGQINLILMALIVLDVLVLSARGSRWAGVLIGISAAIKLTPLIFVPHLLFTGRWKDALRALGTFVALEAVMFAVIPGDAVRFWTESATDPSRVGSVHWIFNQSLNGLVNRASELASWSLAVAIAVAAVLAVPAVWLVVRLHRRGDQVGALLVTAFYGLLLSPVSWSHHWVWTVPLLVLLVIRRSWVPAAGVAMLFASCLIMVVPNGGETEFGWGLGWSLLGNVYVLTAAIAITGLAVRELRRGSAQVVAVAAK from the coding sequence ATGCTGAAGTCGCGTCCGGCGGCTGAGCCCCGCGTCGTCGGGGCCACGCTGGCGGGTGCGCTCGCACTGGCGATGCTCGCGCTCGGCATCGTCGCGTGGCTCGGCGAGTGGCACCTCGGCGCGGACAGCGCCGTTTACCGCGCAGGCGCTCTCACGCTGCTGAAGGGCGAGCCGCTCTACACCCGCGAGGCGCTGACGACCCTGCCGCCGTGGGTGCTGCTGCCGTTCACCTACACCCCGGCCGCGGCGCCGCTGTTCCTGCCGCTCGCGATCGTGCCCGCCGGGCTGACCTGGGGTGTGGTCGGCGCGCTCTCCGTGGTCTGCCTGAGCGTGGTGATCTCCGTGGTCGCCCGAGCCTGCAGCGCCCCGATCACCCGGTGGTGGGTGCTGCCGCTCGCCACGGCCGGTGCGCTGGTGCTGGAGCCGGCGTGGAAGACGATCTTCCTCGGGCAGATCAACCTCATCCTGATGGCGCTGATCGTCCTCGACGTCCTCGTGCTTTCCGCGCGCGGTTCGCGCTGGGCAGGGGTGCTGATCGGGATTTCGGCCGCGATCAAGCTGACGCCGCTGATCTTCGTGCCGCATCTGCTGTTCACCGGCCGCTGGAAGGACGCGCTGCGGGCGCTCGGCACGTTCGTCGCGCTCGAAGCGGTGATGTTCGCGGTGATCCCCGGCGACGCCGTCCGGTTCTGGACCGAATCGGCGACCGACCCCAGCCGGGTCGGCTCCGTGCACTGGATCTTCAACCAGTCACTCAACGGACTGGTGAACCGCGCCTCGGAACTCGCGTCGTGGTCACTGGCGGTGGCCATCGCCGTCGCCGCCGTCTTGGCCGTCCCCGCCGTCTGGCTGGTCGTGCGCCTGCACCGCCGCGGCGACCAGGTCGGCGCGCTGCTGGTGACCGCGTTCTACGGGCTGCTGCTCTCGCCGGTGTCCTGGTCACACCACTGGGTGTGGACGGTGCCGTTGCTCGTGCTGCTCGTGATCCGCCGATCGTGGGTTCCGGCCGCGGGCGTCGCGATGCTGTTCGCGAGCTGCCTGATCATGGTCGTGCCCAACGGCGGGGAGACCGAGTTCGGCTGGGGGCTGGGCTGGTCGCTGCTCGGGAACGTCTATGTCCTCACGGCTGCGATCGCCATCACAGGCCTGGCGGTGCGGGAGCTGCGACGCGGGTCCGCCCAGGTCGTGGCGGTGGCGGCCAAGTAA